From the Parafrankia irregularis genome, the window CTGGAGTCGACCCACTCGGAAGGGGCCCGCGCGGAGGTGGCCCGCGCGGACGAGGCGCTGCGCGTCATCGACATCGTCACGGACGGCTCGGCGGCCCAGGTCCACGCGCTGCTCGGCGGCATCGCCGCCATCGGGGCCCCCGCGGCCCGGGTGTCGACCCATCGCCCGAGCCTCGATGACGTCTTCATGTCCCTGACCGCCGCCGACGCCGCGCCGTCCGCGCCGCAGCCCCGATCGGAGACCGTTCGATGAGCCTCGCCTACGCTGTGACCGACTCGCGGATCATGGTCGCCCGCTGCCTGCGGCGGTCGCTGCGCGACCCGGAGGCGTTCTTCACCGCCCTGATGCTGCCGATCGTGCTGATGCTGTTGTTCGTCTATGTTTTCGGCGGCGCGCTGAACACCGGCGGCAGGTACGTCGACTACGTCGTACCCGGCCTGATCGTGCTGTGCGCCGGGTTCGGGGCGGGGACGACGGCGGTGTCGCTGGCCACCGACATGACCAACGGCATCGTGGACCGGTTCCGCTCGATGCCGATCAGCGGGCCGTCGATCCTCATTGGCCAGATCGTGGCCAGCCTGGCCCGGAACCTGATCGCGACCGCTCTGGTGATTGGCGTCGGGCTCGGGGTCGGCTGGCGCCCCACCACGTCCGGGCTGAGATGGCTCGCGGCCGTCGCAATGATCATCTTCTTTGTCTTCGCGTTGTCGTGGCTGGCCGCCGCGGTCGGTCTGCTCGCCGGCGGGCCCGAGGCGGCGAACTCGTTCACCTTCGTGCTGATGTTCATCCCGTATGTCAGCACGGCTTTCGTCCCGGCCCGCACAATGCCGACCGCGCTTCGCGGCTTCGCGGAGCACCAGCCGTTCACGCCGATCATCGAGACCATGCGTGGGCTGTGGATGGGACAGACCTCGACCGGCGTGGCGCTCGGCCACGAGGCATGGGTCGCGATCGCCTACTGCCTGGGCATCCTCGTAGTCTCCTTCGCCGGCGCATCCTGGCTGTTCCGCCACCGCACCGCGGCGTGACGCCCAGCCATCAATCAGTTCACGGACGGGTCGGAAGCCGCGATACGTCGCGGTTGGTGGCCTCGAAGGTCCAGACCTCGGTGTCCGCGGTGGGCGACTGGCCCACCTTGTAGTCGGCGTGCACGGCAACCGTGGTGAGGCCAGCCTCCTGGAGGAGATCGTCGAACTCGTCGAGGTCCCAGATCTGGAGGGTGAACGGCTCCAGTTCGGCCTGCACCAGGCGGCCGTCGCGCCACAGCTCGTACCGGCACCAGCTGATCTGGCACCGGGGGTCGGTGGGCGGGCCGGGATGACAGGTGAGAGTGATCAGATCCCCGCCGTGCCACCAATGGCGCAGCGGTTCGGGCTGAGCAGGTGGGTTGATCGGCTCGACGTCGACAATGAGCCGCCCGTCCGGCGTGAGGCTTTCCCGAATGTTCCGCAGCGCCTGGAGCGCCCGCTCCCGGCCGGTCACCAGGGCGAACGAGCCCGCGGGAATGATGACCGCGTCGAAGGCGGCGGGCTCGCGGAAGGCGACCATGTCCGCCTCGAACAGCACGGGGTCGAGGCCATGCGATGCGCAGTTGTCGCGGCAGATCGTGAGCATGTGGGTGGACGTGTCGTAGCCGCGGACCCGAAGCCCACTCTGGAGCAGCGGAATCAGAATCCGGCCGGTTCCCACGGCCGGTTCCAGAATCTCGCCGCCGACCCCGGCCAGCAGGGTCCGGTAGAACTCGACGTCCCCGAACGAGGTCCCGATCGGTTTGTCCAGCTGGTAAACCAGCGAGCACAGCCGTCCATACCGCACTGGTGCCTCGGTCACGGCTCTCCCTTTCGGACCCACACGCTTTGGGTTGCCGGGTCAGGGCGCTGGCAGGATGCCGGCGAGCGCATCAGCGTACTGATTGACGTCCGCTGGCCGTGACGAGCCAGCGCCCAGGGGGCCGGGACCGACCGGACCGCGGCCGACCGGTCAGCGGGGCGCCGCGTCGACGTCGGTCGAGCGGCTGACGGCGTCCCATGAGTCGAGGTCGGCCCGGCGCCGGTCCTGGGCGGCCCGAATCGCCTCGACTGCGTCCGCGCCCAGGGCAAGGTGCAGCGGCGCGGCCGGCGCGGCCGGCGCGTCGAGGGCGGCGACGATCGCGTCGGCCGCCTTGCGCGGGTCGCCGGGCTGGCTGCCGTCCATCGAGTCGACGCCGGCGCGGGTCTGGCCGACGGTCGGCTCGTAGGCGTCGATGCGGCGTGAGCGGTGCATCCCGCGCCCGCCGAACGCGGTCCGGAACGCCCCCGGCTCGACGATCAGCACCCGGATGCCAAGCGGCTCCACCTCGGCCGCCAGCGACTCGGACAGCGCCGCAAGGGCGAACTTGGCCGAGCAGTACGCCCCGAACCCGGGCATCGTCACCTGGCCGCCCATCGAGCTGATCTGGACGACCGCGCCGCTGCCCCGCGCCCGCATCCCTGGCAGGACGGCCTGGGTCAGGGCGACCGGGCCGAAGTACATCGTCTCCATGAGCGTCCGCAGGTCGGACAGGTCGATCTCCTCGACCGCGCCGACGGAGCCGTACCCGGCATTGTTGACGAGTACATCGACCCGGCCGAACCGAGCGGTCGCGGCGTCGAGCGCCGCCTGGATCTGGGCCGGGTCGGTCACGTCCAGCGGCAGGGCCAGGAGCCGACCGTCGGCCGAGGCGACCAGGTCGTCGAGGGTCTCGGGGCGGCGGGCGGTCGCCACGACGAATTCGCCGCGGCGCAGCGCGGCCTGCGCGATCTCACGCCCGAAGCCGGTCGACGCGCCGGTGATGAACCACACGCGCCCGGCCGGGCCCGCCCCGTAGGTGTCGGAAGTCGTCACAGTCCCGACCCTAGGAACGGGCGACGCTCCAGAGAAACAGCTGTTACCTGAGCGGCCACAGGCCCAGACTGTGGCCGCTTAGGCTGGAGCGGTGACGCGGGAGCCGGTGACGCCCGAACTTCGCCAGCTGCGCTACTTCGTGGCCGCCGCCGAGGAGGGCAGCCTGACCCGGGCGGCGGCT encodes:
- a CDS encoding ABC transporter permease produces the protein MSLAYAVTDSRIMVARCLRRSLRDPEAFFTALMLPIVLMLLFVYVFGGALNTGGRYVDYVVPGLIVLCAGFGAGTTAVSLATDMTNGIVDRFRSMPISGPSILIGQIVASLARNLIATALVIGVGLGVGWRPTTSGLRWLAAVAMIIFFVFALSWLAAAVGLLAGGPEAANSFTFVLMFIPYVSTAFVPARTMPTALRGFAEHQPFTPIIETMRGLWMGQTSTGVALGHEAWVAIAYCLGILVVSFAGASWLFRHRTAA
- a CDS encoding class I SAM-dependent methyltransferase — protein: MTEAPVRYGRLCSLVYQLDKPIGTSFGDVEFYRTLLAGVGGEILEPAVGTGRILIPLLQSGLRVRGYDTSTHMLTICRDNCASHGLDPVLFEADMVAFREPAAFDAVIIPAGSFALVTGRERALQALRNIRESLTPDGRLIVDVEPINPPAQPEPLRHWWHGGDLITLTCHPGPPTDPRCQISWCRYELWRDGRLVQAELEPFTLQIWDLDEFDDLLQEAGLTTVAVHADYKVGQSPTADTEVWTFEATNRDVSRLPTRP
- a CDS encoding oxidoreductase, whose protein sequence is MTTSDTYGAGPAGRVWFITGASTGFGREIAQAALRRGEFVVATARRPETLDDLVASADGRLLALPLDVTDPAQIQAALDAATARFGRVDVLVNNAGYGSVGAVEEIDLSDLRTLMETMYFGPVALTQAVLPGMRARGSGAVVQISSMGGQVTMPGFGAYCSAKFALAALSESLAAEVEPLGIRVLIVEPGAFRTAFGGRGMHRSRRIDAYEPTVGQTRAGVDSMDGSQPGDPRKAADAIVAALDAPAAPAAPLHLALGADAVEAIRAAQDRRRADLDSWDAVSRSTDVDAAPR